A stretch of the Tannerella serpentiformis genome encodes the following:
- a CDS encoding NADH:ubiquinone reductase (Na(+)-transporting) subunit B produces the protein MKALRNYLNKIKPTFEEGGRLSMFRSVFEGFETFLFVPSDTSQSGVHIHDSIDSKRTMTVVVIALIPALLFGMYNVGYQHNLAIGAEQLFWPAFLFGFLAVLPKIIVSYVVGLGIEFAVAQWKKEEIQEGFLVSGMLIPMIVPVDTPLWMIALATAFAVVFAKEVFGGTGYNIFNVALVTRAFLFFAYPAAMSGDKIFVRTADTFGLGTGSVVDGFSGATPLGIASTATSGTGYPAFSMDMITGLIPGSIGETSVIAIAIGAVLLLWTGIASWKTMLSVFVGGALTACMFNAIGMENNAMANMPWYEHLVLGGFCFGAVFMATDPVTSARTERGKWIYGFLIGFLAICIRVLNPGYPEGMMLAILMMNIFAPLIDYYVVDANIKRRAARLKQTAN, from the coding sequence GTGAAAGCATTAAGGAATTACCTCAATAAGATCAAGCCGACCTTCGAGGAGGGTGGCCGCCTGTCGATGTTTCGCTCCGTATTCGAGGGGTTCGAAACGTTCCTGTTCGTCCCCAGCGACACGTCGCAATCGGGCGTACACATCCACGACAGCATCGACTCCAAGCGCACGATGACGGTCGTCGTCATCGCCCTCATCCCAGCGCTGCTGTTCGGCATGTACAACGTGGGCTATCAGCACAACCTGGCCATCGGCGCCGAACAGCTCTTCTGGCCTGCGTTCCTCTTCGGCTTCCTGGCCGTGCTGCCCAAGATCATCGTCTCGTACGTCGTCGGGCTCGGCATCGAGTTCGCGGTGGCGCAATGGAAGAAAGAAGAGATACAGGAAGGCTTCCTCGTCTCGGGTATGCTGATCCCTATGATCGTGCCCGTGGATACGCCCCTGTGGATGATTGCCCTGGCCACGGCCTTCGCCGTCGTCTTCGCCAAGGAAGTGTTTGGCGGCACGGGCTACAACATTTTTAATGTCGCCCTCGTCACCCGCGCCTTCCTCTTCTTCGCCTACCCCGCCGCCATGTCGGGCGACAAGATCTTCGTCCGCACCGCCGACACGTTCGGCTTAGGCACCGGTAGCGTCGTCGACGGTTTCTCAGGCGCCACACCGCTGGGCATCGCCTCCACAGCCACATCGGGCACAGGCTATCCGGCCTTCTCAATGGATATGATCACCGGTCTCATCCCCGGCTCCATCGGCGAGACGAGCGTCATCGCCATCGCCATCGGCGCCGTGCTGCTGCTCTGGACGGGCATAGCCAGCTGGAAAACGATGCTGTCCGTCTTCGTGGGCGGCGCACTCACGGCCTGCATGTTCAACGCCATCGGTATGGAGAACAACGCCATGGCCAACATGCCGTGGTACGAGCACCTCGTGCTGGGCGGCTTCTGCTTCGGCGCCGTCTTCATGGCCACCGACCCGGTGACCTCAGCCCGCACCGAACGCGGCAAGTGGATCTACGGCTTCCTCATCGGCTTCTTGGCCATCTGCATCCGTGTCCTCAACCCGGGCTATCCCGAAGGCATGATGCTGGCCATATTGATGATGAACATCTTCGCTCCGCTGATCGACTATTACGTGGTCGACGCCAACATCAAACGTCGGGCTGCCCGACTCAAACAAACCGCTAACTAA
- a CDS encoding DUF6377 domain-containing protein, whose protein sequence is MQRDLRICLYIILCVCCAGGVQAGGRRDALRRLDDVIRRRAAFQADKERAIDSLRRRLYRAHTDAARFDLYSRLYEAYVAYQTDSALKLIHEKERLLPRLTEPRFRIDARLNRAGALTIAGMYKEALEVLQETTRSDIPPDLLQAYFHHFRTLYGHMAGYALTPDERREYLLRADRYRDSLLSVIPPADVNHRIIRADQLIARGRPAEAVRLLQPVADTCSQSAVMRFLAYTLADAYGRLGDRERQKRYLALSAEADLRLSVREYISLRQLAFLLYEDGDIDRAYDYMKCALEDAGACNARARIVEAAEIYPVIDRAYRIRSDRKQRTIVGLLLGSVLLAASLVLSLLHVYRQMQRLRQARRALSDANARLQTANDALSDVNRTLLEANAIKEEYIAQYINRCSVYIDKLDHYRRRLMKLAQSGRTDELLRTVRSTELIADERREFYAEFDRTFLGLFPHFVEEFNALLHPADRITPKAGERLTTELRIFALIRLGITDSARIAEFLGYSVTTIYNYRSKTRGKSTLDRDAFESAVMRIG, encoded by the coding sequence ATGCAACGGGATTTACGCATCTGTTTATACATCATTCTGTGTGTCTGCTGCGCGGGCGGCGTGCAGGCGGGCGGCCGGCGTGACGCGCTCCGGAGGCTGGACGACGTGATCCGACGACGGGCCGCTTTTCAGGCCGATAAGGAACGTGCGATCGACAGCCTGCGACGCCGTCTCTACAGGGCCCACACGGACGCCGCGCGGTTCGATCTCTACAGCCGACTCTATGAGGCTTACGTGGCCTATCAAACGGACTCCGCCCTGAAGCTGATCCATGAGAAGGAACGCCTGCTGCCCCGACTCACCGAACCCCGATTCCGTATCGACGCCCGACTCAACCGTGCCGGCGCACTCACCATCGCGGGCATGTATAAGGAAGCGCTGGAGGTGCTCCAAGAAACGACTCGCAGCGACATCCCGCCCGACCTCCTCCAGGCCTACTTCCACCACTTCCGCACCCTCTACGGACACATGGCAGGCTATGCCCTGACCCCCGACGAACGCCGCGAATACCTCCTCCGCGCCGACCGTTACCGCGACTCGCTCCTCTCCGTCATCCCCCCCGCGGACGTCAACCATCGCATCATCCGCGCCGACCAGCTCATTGCCCGCGGCCGACCGGCCGAAGCCGTCCGTCTGCTCCAGCCCGTGGCCGACACCTGCAGCCAGTCCGCCGTCATGCGCTTCTTGGCCTATACCCTGGCCGACGCTTACGGCCGACTGGGCGACCGCGAGCGGCAAAAGCGTTACCTGGCCCTATCGGCCGAGGCTGACCTCCGACTCTCTGTCCGCGAATACATCTCGCTGCGCCAACTGGCCTTCCTGCTCTACGAGGACGGCGACATTGACCGCGCCTACGACTACATGAAGTGCGCCCTCGAGGACGCCGGCGCCTGCAACGCCCGGGCACGCATCGTGGAGGCTGCCGAGATCTACCCCGTCATCGATCGCGCCTACCGTATCCGTAGCGACCGCAAGCAGCGCACCATCGTCGGACTGCTCTTGGGCAGCGTCCTTCTAGCCGCCAGCCTCGTCCTCAGCCTCCTGCATGTCTACCGACAAATGCAGCGCCTCCGCCAGGCCCGCCGCGCCCTCTCCGACGCCAACGCCCGTCTGCAAACCGCCAACGACGCCCTCTCCGACGTCAACCGCACCCTCCTTGAGGCCAACGCCATCAAAGAGGAATACATCGCCCAGTACATCAACCGCTGCTCCGTCTATATCGACAAGCTCGACCACTACCGCCGCCGACTGATGAAGCTCGCCCAGAGTGGCCGCACGGACGAACTGCTGCGCACGGTCCGCTCCACGGAGCTTATCGCCGACGAGCGCCGCGAGTTCTACGCCGAGTTCGACCGCACCTTCCTCGGCCTCTTCCCCCATTTCGTGGAGGAGTTCAACGCCCTGCTCCACCCCGCCGACCGCATCACGCCCAAAGCAGGCGAACGGCTCACGACCGAGCTGCGCATCTTCGCCCTCATCCGCCTCGGCATCACCGACAGCGCCCGCATAGCCGAATTCCTCGGCTACTCCGTGACCACCATCTACAACTACCGCAGCAAGACCCGTGGCAAGTCCACCCTCGACCGCGACGCCTTCGAATCCGCCGTCATGCGCATCGGCTGA
- a CDS encoding acyltransferase family protein: MTKRTYNSIDVAKLVSAFFVAAIHANPFSGLSSTIAISLFARMAVPFFFMVSAFFFFRAGCDGEKLVAYLKRLGRLYLIWFIVGLPVIIKRSFLDHEGGFGADLLVLIRNFFLGSTFRGSWFVMALMIAIPLVYAISKRLSTRWAIGIGALCYLPVTLLSNYHNYLPAGVQQFHDWTVATFGPIQFTFLAAIVFCSIGKYLSEKQDAIERIPRWATDTALLLSMAGAALEVLSHTAFSDDTYFMLVPVTTLLLVFVLRHEVHWKVNYAFIRNQSTVTYFAHFTFINFLDDIIGLEMHTWLFYVLVVAPCFFLTIFMRWIAEKKYFGWVKYSF; the protein is encoded by the coding sequence ATGACAAAGCGAACCTACAACAGCATCGATGTGGCCAAATTGGTCAGCGCCTTTTTCGTGGCCGCCATCCACGCCAATCCCTTCAGCGGCCTCAGCTCCACGATTGCCATCAGCCTGTTTGCCCGCATGGCGGTGCCCTTTTTCTTCATGGTGAGCGCCTTTTTCTTCTTCCGGGCGGGGTGCGACGGGGAGAAGCTCGTCGCCTATCTGAAGCGCTTAGGGCGCCTGTATCTGATCTGGTTCATCGTCGGACTGCCGGTCATCATCAAGCGCTCATTCCTCGATCATGAGGGTGGATTCGGAGCGGATCTGCTCGTCCTGATTCGCAACTTTTTTCTGGGCAGCACCTTCCGCGGCTCCTGGTTCGTCATGGCGCTGATGATAGCCATCCCGTTGGTGTACGCCATCAGCAAACGGCTATCCACGCGGTGGGCCATCGGCATCGGGGCGCTCTGCTACCTGCCCGTGACGTTGCTCTCGAACTACCACAACTATCTGCCAGCGGGCGTCCAGCAATTCCACGACTGGACGGTGGCCACTTTCGGCCCGATACAATTCACCTTTTTGGCTGCCATCGTGTTTTGCAGCATCGGCAAATACCTCTCGGAAAAGCAAGACGCCATCGAGCGGATACCACGTTGGGCGACTGACACGGCTTTACTGCTAAGCATGGCCGGTGCGGCCCTCGAGGTGCTCTCTCACACGGCTTTTTCGGACGACACCTACTTCATGTTAGTGCCCGTGACGACCCTGCTTCTGGTGTTCGTTTTGCGTCATGAGGTGCATTGGAAGGTGAACTACGCCTTCATCCGCAATCAAAGTACAGTGACCTACTTCGCTCACTTCACCTTCATCAACTTCCTGGACGACATCATCGGCCTTGAGATGCACACGTGGCTGTTCTACGTTTTGGTCGTGGCGCCGTGCTTCTTCCTGACCATCTTCATGCGATGGATCGCGGAGAAGAAGTACTTCGGCTGGGTGAAGTACAGTTTCTAA
- a CDS encoding glycosyltransferase family 4 protein, protein MKVLLIDVYHYNRGGAETVCFNTGQLLQAHGHEVVYFCLKWKRNLPSPFEHYFPESKETRRGVFRQAKNLVNYFYHFEAARKMDQLLRDEQPDIAHIHLIWGQITESILPVLRRHGVPVVLTAHDFRVVCPAYVFRDGRGQICERCQGRSFYHCFLHKCAKNNWVMSGVMATEQYFRNAFFNPSKLIDGFIYVSHFTKKKHETYMPALRQKPNMVLYNSAPEIAAEPYKKQGEPYFLFMGRLSGEKGIRTLVEAMNGLPSCRLKVAGTGPQEAELKRYAAEHGLSNVDFCGYQTGEPLATLVRNARFIVVPSECYENNPMSIIEAYAIGTPVVGANIGGIPEIVPEGVTGFRFESRNTDDLRAKLTAAASLSSDAYAAMQRAALDFAREHFNTENYYPRLIAFYRQCMKAPSTARP, encoded by the coding sequence ATGAAAGTGCTCTTGATCGACGTGTACCATTACAACCGCGGCGGCGCCGAGACGGTCTGCTTCAATACCGGACAGCTATTGCAAGCACACGGCCACGAGGTGGTCTATTTCTGCCTCAAATGGAAGCGCAACCTCCCCTCCCCCTTCGAACACTACTTCCCCGAATCGAAAGAGACGCGCCGCGGGGTATTTCGCCAGGCCAAGAACCTCGTCAATTACTTCTACCACTTTGAGGCGGCCCGTAAGATGGACCAACTGCTCCGCGACGAGCAGCCAGACATCGCTCACATCCACCTTATCTGGGGACAGATCACGGAGTCCATCCTGCCCGTCCTGCGTCGCCACGGTGTGCCTGTCGTGCTGACGGCGCACGACTTCCGGGTGGTCTGCCCCGCCTACGTCTTTCGTGACGGCCGCGGACAGATCTGCGAGCGTTGCCAGGGGCGATCCTTCTACCACTGCTTCCTGCACAAATGCGCGAAAAACAACTGGGTAATGAGCGGCGTAATGGCCACCGAACAGTATTTCCGCAACGCCTTTTTCAACCCCTCGAAGCTGATCGACGGCTTTATCTATGTCAGCCATTTCACGAAGAAGAAGCACGAAACCTACATGCCCGCCCTGCGCCAAAAACCCAACATGGTACTCTATAACAGTGCGCCGGAGATCGCCGCGGAGCCATATAAGAAGCAAGGCGAACCGTATTTCCTATTCATGGGTCGGCTATCGGGCGAGAAGGGCATCCGCACCTTGGTGGAGGCCATGAACGGTCTGCCGTCATGTAGACTGAAGGTGGCCGGCACGGGTCCGCAGGAGGCCGAGTTGAAGCGTTACGCAGCGGAGCACGGGCTGAGCAACGTAGACTTTTGCGGCTACCAAACGGGCGAGCCACTGGCCACATTGGTACGGAATGCGCGCTTCATCGTCGTGCCGTCGGAGTGCTACGAGAACAATCCGATGAGCATCATCGAGGCCTACGCCATCGGTACGCCTGTCGTCGGTGCCAACATCGGCGGCATCCCTGAGATCGTACCCGAGGGCGTCACCGGCTTCCGCTTCGAGAGTCGCAACACCGACGATCTGCGTGCCAAACTGACCGCCGCCGCAAGCCTCTCGAGCGATGCCTATGCCGCTATGCAACGCGCCGCACTCGACTTCGCCCGCGAACATTTCAACACGGAGAACTACTACCCGCGGCTCATCGCGTTCTACCGACAGTGCATGAAAGCCCCATCGACAGCCCGCCCATGA
- a CDS encoding OmpP1/FadL family transporter, producing the protein MKTSRSVLSLLLGILLCGALPMMAQNSTNSPYTRFGYGMQADRSFAAGRAMGGIGYGLRSARQINPMNPASYTGMDSLTFLFDGGISAQMSWFNDGTHRQRDLNGGFNYAAMQFPLHRRLAVSIGLLPFSSVGYNYTAPSQGDTRYTDRFSGTGGLNEIYGGLSFAPWKERLSIGANISYMFGTITHSSVTNLTNTFYWRNKIRVHNVKYDFGLQYTHPLSKTDRLTLGAVYSPKLRLGTTVSNETSFREDFSTVVEGDTMRNAGFDLPDMYGVGLSFTRDNRMVLAADVSYRQWSKAQFYNREGDFNDQIRVGLGGEYIPNAFTRAYLQRIRYRAGLHYGNSYVKVNGNGGYKEYGVTLGVGLPMLDNRSFINASLEYIKVAPERKGLIDEQYLRLTVSYTFNEYWFFKRKID; encoded by the coding sequence ATGAAGACAAGTAGGTCAGTCCTCTCCCTCCTCCTTGGCATCCTCCTTTGTGGCGCCCTGCCGATGATGGCACAAAACAGCACAAACTCCCCTTATACACGTTTCGGATATGGCATGCAGGCCGACCGCTCCTTTGCGGCCGGGCGAGCGATGGGCGGCATCGGATACGGCCTCCGCTCCGCACGCCAAATCAATCCGATGAACCCCGCGTCGTACACCGGCATGGACTCGCTGACCTTCCTTTTCGACGGCGGCATATCGGCGCAAATGTCCTGGTTCAACGATGGCACCCATCGGCAGCGCGACCTCAATGGCGGCTTCAATTACGCTGCTATGCAGTTCCCACTCCATCGTCGCCTGGCCGTTAGTATCGGCCTCCTGCCTTTCTCGTCCGTCGGTTACAACTATACCGCGCCCAGCCAGGGCGACACCCGCTATACGGATCGATTCAGCGGCACGGGGGGATTAAACGAAATCTACGGGGGCCTGTCATTCGCGCCGTGGAAAGAGAGATTATCCATAGGCGCCAACATCAGTTACATGTTCGGGACGATCACCCACAGCAGCGTGACGAACTTGACGAACACGTTTTACTGGCGGAATAAGATCCGGGTACACAACGTCAAGTACGACTTCGGCCTGCAATACACGCATCCCCTCTCGAAGACCGATCGACTTACCCTCGGCGCGGTCTATTCGCCCAAGCTCCGCCTCGGCACTACGGTGAGCAACGAGACCAGCTTCCGCGAAGACTTCTCCACCGTCGTCGAGGGCGACACGATGCGCAACGCAGGCTTCGACCTTCCGGATATGTACGGCGTGGGGCTGTCCTTCACAAGAGACAATCGGATGGTGCTGGCGGCTGACGTCTCCTACAGGCAATGGTCGAAGGCGCAGTTCTACAACCGCGAAGGCGACTTCAACGATCAGATCCGCGTCGGCCTCGGTGGCGAATACATCCCCAACGCCTTCACCCGCGCCTACCTGCAACGCATTCGCTATCGTGCCGGTCTGCACTACGGCAATTCATACGTCAAGGTGAATGGCAACGGTGGGTATAAGGAGTACGGAGTGACGCTGGGTGTAGGCCTGCCGATGCTCGACAATCGGTCGTTCATCAACGCCTCGCTGGAGTACATCAAGGTGGCGCCAGAACGCAAGGGCCTGATCGATGAGCAGTACCTCCGGTTGACGGTAAGTTATACGTTTAATGAGTATTGGTTCTTCAAACGCAAGATAGATTGA
- a CDS encoding type III pantothenate kinase, protein MNLILDQGNTATKIVLVDRGEAVYTAACSRLTSEELAALIDRYRPERGIIASVATPDPAWLPLLRRRLCRFLSLNDDPTIRLPITLGYRTPETLGRDRIAAAVGAWTLRPEVPLLIIDAGTAITYDVVLPPGHFVGGNISPGLTTRFRALHDYTRRLPLISERDEVPDLGVTTEEAILSGVVRGIVYEMNGYIETMHAKHPHAAVFLTGGHAPYFDRRLKCRTFASENLVWLGLNRIIEYNEDK, encoded by the coding sequence ATGAATCTCATATTGGATCAAGGCAACACGGCCACGAAAATTGTCCTCGTCGACCGCGGAGAGGCCGTCTACACCGCCGCCTGCTCCCGCCTGACGTCGGAGGAGCTCGCTGCACTCATCGATCGATACCGCCCCGAGCGCGGCATCATCGCCTCCGTCGCCACGCCCGATCCCGCCTGGCTCCCGTTGCTCCGCCGGCGCCTCTGCCGCTTCCTCTCCCTCAATGACGACCCGACGATCCGCCTACCCATCACCCTCGGCTATCGTACGCCCGAGACCCTCGGCCGCGACCGCATCGCCGCTGCCGTTGGGGCCTGGACGCTCCGCCCAGAGGTGCCGCTGTTGATCATCGATGCGGGTACGGCCATCACGTACGACGTCGTCCTCCCGCCGGGCCATTTCGTGGGCGGAAACATCTCGCCCGGCCTCACCACCCGCTTCCGTGCCCTGCACGATTACACCCGTCGCCTACCCCTCATCAGCGAGCGCGACGAGGTGCCCGATCTGGGCGTCACCACCGAAGAGGCGATCCTCTCGGGCGTCGTCCGCGGCATTGTCTACGAGATGAATGGCTACATCGAGACCATGCACGCCAAGCACCCTCATGCGGCTGTCTTCCTCACCGGCGGACATGCCCCCTATTTTGATAGAAGGCTCAAATGCCGCACCTTTGCCTCTGAAAATTTAGTGTGGCTCGGATTAAATCGAATTATTGAATATAATGAAGACAAGTAG
- a CDS encoding Na(+)-translocating NADH-quinone reductase subunit A: protein MANVVNIKRGLNIQLKGKAPLSELERHQSEDYAVEPGCFAGIVPKVLVKVGDKVKVGTPLMWDKVHPEIRLVAPVSGEVTAVHRGEKRKVLSVVVRPDGSSDSEPFDAPKSPATAEPEAIRTLLLQTGIWPYIKQRPYDRVADPTVTPRDIFVSALDTAPLAPDFDYVVNGQEDTLQAGLAALARLTPGRVYLGVRRGSPLRNMQGVEVVELEGPHPAGNVGVIINHVKPVNKGETVWTLRAADVLFIGRLFTAGRIDFTRTVALVGSEMTERGYVKAIAGCRINSLIEERTKPNLAALRIISGNVLTGHKVDPATGWLGAYDTQITAIPEGNDVNEFLGWGMPGLGKYSMSHSYFSWLMGSKKEYTLDARIKGGRRAMIMSGEYDRVFPMDIYPEYLLKAIIAYDIDKMEALGIYEVAPEDFALCEFVDTSKIEIQRIVRGGLDLLYKEMN, encoded by the coding sequence ATGGCAAATGTGGTTAATATCAAACGGGGGCTCAACATCCAGCTGAAAGGCAAAGCCCCCCTGTCGGAACTGGAAAGGCACCAGTCCGAGGATTACGCCGTTGAGCCGGGCTGTTTCGCTGGCATTGTGCCCAAGGTCTTGGTCAAAGTCGGCGATAAAGTCAAGGTCGGTACGCCGCTGATGTGGGACAAGGTCCACCCGGAGATCCGCCTCGTAGCGCCCGTCAGCGGCGAAGTGACCGCCGTCCATCGCGGCGAGAAACGCAAGGTGCTCAGCGTCGTAGTCCGACCCGATGGCAGCTCAGACAGCGAGCCCTTCGACGCCCCCAAGAGTCCCGCCACGGCGGAACCGGAGGCCATCCGCACCCTCCTCCTCCAAACGGGCATATGGCCCTACATCAAGCAACGCCCGTACGATCGCGTGGCAGACCCGACGGTGACACCGCGCGACATTTTCGTGTCCGCACTCGACACCGCCCCCCTGGCGCCCGACTTTGACTACGTCGTCAACGGTCAGGAGGACACCCTCCAGGCTGGCCTCGCGGCCCTCGCCCGACTCACCCCGGGGCGCGTCTACCTCGGCGTCCGCCGCGGATCGCCGCTGCGCAACATGCAGGGCGTGGAGGTCGTCGAGCTTGAAGGCCCCCACCCGGCCGGCAACGTGGGCGTGATCATCAACCACGTCAAGCCCGTCAACAAGGGCGAGACGGTCTGGACCCTCCGCGCCGCCGACGTGCTCTTTATCGGCCGACTCTTCACCGCAGGCCGCATCGACTTCACCCGCACCGTAGCCCTCGTAGGCTCCGAGATGACGGAGCGCGGCTACGTCAAGGCCATCGCCGGATGCCGCATCAACAGCCTCATCGAAGAGCGGACGAAGCCTAACCTCGCGGCCCTTCGCATCATCAGCGGCAACGTCCTGACGGGTCACAAGGTCGACCCCGCCACCGGTTGGCTCGGCGCCTACGACACGCAAATCACAGCCATCCCCGAGGGCAACGACGTCAACGAGTTCCTCGGCTGGGGCATGCCCGGCCTCGGGAAATACAGCATGTCGCACAGCTACTTCTCCTGGCTCATGGGCTCCAAAAAGGAATATACCCTCGACGCCCGCATCAAGGGCGGCCGCCGCGCTATGATCATGTCCGGCGAATACGACCGCGTCTTCCCGATGGATATCTACCCCGAATACCTCCTCAAAGCCATCATCGCCTACGACATCGATAAGATGGAAGCCCTCGGCATCTACGAAGTGGCGCCAGAGGACTTCGCCCTTTGTGAGTTCGTAGACACCTCCAAGATCGAGATCCAACGGATCGTGCGTGGTGGCCTCGACCTACTCTACAAAGAGATGAATTGA
- a CDS encoding DUF6261 family protein, whose translation MKEIDYPDMRRANNGAHGMFMQSVSERLEKESEVMKNAVMQRAAMALKAAMEEESLYLGRSRKSLLTDEIKTADKERDGLLTGLRATVRGLRRLPDPEKAKAAQELEVMLSGNRVKRSMQLDRETGMITKLTEELETTYASQVSLLSIGLFVSGLKAANERVKGLIDERSNGEVERKPAAMQQARLRTDAAFRQVARVANAMAVLEDEAVVAPFINFVNELVRRYRQQVFPKRKKKAESTKTENA comes from the coding sequence ATGAAGGAGATCGATTATCCCGACATGAGGCGTGCGAACAACGGGGCGCATGGCATGTTCATGCAATCAGTCAGCGAGCGGCTGGAGAAGGAATCGGAGGTGATGAAAAACGCCGTGATGCAACGGGCGGCTATGGCGCTGAAGGCAGCTATGGAAGAGGAATCACTCTATCTGGGACGGTCACGCAAAAGCCTACTGACGGACGAAATCAAGACTGCGGACAAGGAGCGAGATGGCCTACTAACGGGCCTCCGTGCCACGGTGCGCGGACTTCGGCGTCTGCCCGATCCTGAGAAGGCCAAGGCTGCTCAAGAATTGGAGGTGATGCTGAGCGGCAACCGGGTAAAACGCAGCATGCAGCTGGATCGCGAAACAGGCATGATCACGAAGCTCACGGAGGAGCTGGAAACGACGTATGCCTCGCAAGTGTCACTACTTAGCATAGGCCTGTTCGTGAGTGGGCTCAAAGCGGCCAACGAGCGGGTGAAAGGCCTAATCGACGAACGATCAAATGGCGAGGTGGAGCGTAAACCGGCGGCTATGCAGCAGGCGCGGCTGCGGACCGATGCGGCCTTTAGGCAGGTGGCCCGGGTGGCCAACGCCATGGCTGTGCTGGAGGACGAAGCGGTGGTGGCGCCGTTCATCAACTTCGTGAACGAGCTGGTGCGGCGCTATCGGCAGCAGGTCTTCCCCAAACGGAAAAAGAAGGCGGAAAGCACAAAGACGGAAAACGCATGA
- a CDS encoding LicD family protein, which translates to MRPIDIHECHRLLLDMAAILDRVCRENAIPYYMLGGTMLGAVRHGGFIPWDDDMDFGIPRDHFDRLTHLLTDALRGTPYRLHTYHNSPNKINYLKMVDTRTCIRGAWETTDTGVNIDLFPLDRGPRVELLTRPFATYIHLLLFVKDYKQLDASPRRGLKRLIADTLKRLPFRTDTLIAHIDRCILRHSRSGASRCINYFGHWRAREIFSADVFGAPVDYAFEDMTLSGVTHPDAYLAQLYGDYMQLPPPEKRLAHTDTIFWASADASEVASRAPSA; encoded by the coding sequence ATGAGACCGATCGACATCCACGAATGCCACCGCTTGCTGCTCGACATGGCCGCCATCCTCGACCGTGTCTGCCGAGAGAACGCCATCCCTTACTACATGCTCGGCGGCACCATGCTCGGCGCTGTCCGTCACGGCGGATTTATCCCCTGGGACGACGACATGGATTTCGGTATCCCCCGCGACCACTTCGACCGCCTCACCCACCTGCTCACCGACGCCCTACGCGGCACACCCTACCGACTGCACACCTACCACAACTCGCCCAACAAGATCAACTATCTGAAGATGGTCGACACCCGCACCTGCATCCGCGGCGCATGGGAGACGACCGACACGGGCGTCAACATCGACCTCTTCCCGCTCGATCGCGGCCCACGTGTGGAGCTCCTCACGCGCCCTTTCGCCACCTACATCCACCTCCTGCTCTTCGTCAAGGATTACAAGCAACTCGACGCCTCGCCCCGACGCGGCCTGAAGCGCCTCATTGCCGACACGCTGAAGCGCCTGCCCTTCCGCACGGACACACTGATCGCGCATATCGACCGCTGCATCCTGCGCCACAGTCGGTCGGGGGCATCACGGTGCATCAACTATTTCGGCCATTGGCGGGCGCGCGAGATCTTCTCCGCCGACGTCTTCGGCGCGCCGGTGGACTACGCCTTCGAGGACATGACACTGAGTGGCGTCACCCATCCCGACGCCTACCTCGCCCAGCTCTACGGCGACTATATGCAGCTGCCTCCGCCCGAAAAACGCCTGGCGCACACGGACACGATCTTCTGGGCGTCTGCGGACGCCAGCGAAGTTGCCTCACGTGCACCCTCGGCTTAG
- the nqrC gene encoding NADH:ubiquinone reductase (Na(+)-transporting) subunit C: MATKLNTNGNGYTVIYATVMVVVVALLLAFTSQALSSAQKANQDNDKRQQILRAVNVSVPASEAEAKYKELIKEAFLVDADGNRVDGDAFSDDVKKQFARGVFPVFVATVDGQTKYILAMRGTGLWGPLWGYMSVNDDCNTVFGADFSHESETPGLGAEIVQKAFSGQFAGKELFKDGAFKSIAVVKHGNKADGQDYVDGISGGTITSNGVNAMIQTSLGHYAGFLTKQKQ; the protein is encoded by the coding sequence ATGGCAACTAAGTTGAATACAAACGGAAACGGATACACCGTGATTTATGCCACGGTGATGGTCGTCGTCGTGGCCCTGCTCTTGGCCTTCACCTCGCAGGCGCTCAGCTCGGCCCAGAAGGCGAACCAGGACAACGACAAGCGACAGCAGATCCTCCGCGCGGTGAACGTCAGCGTGCCCGCCAGTGAGGCTGAAGCGAAATACAAGGAACTGATCAAGGAGGCCTTCCTGGTCGATGCCGACGGCAATCGCGTAGACGGCGACGCCTTCAGCGACGACGTCAAGAAGCAGTTTGCCCGCGGCGTCTTCCCCGTCTTTGTCGCCACGGTAGACGGACAGACGAAGTACATTCTGGCCATGCGTGGCACCGGCCTCTGGGGTCCGCTGTGGGGCTATATGTCGGTCAACGACGACTGCAACACGGTCTTCGGCGCCGACTTTAGCCACGAGAGCGAAACGCCCGGTCTGGGTGCCGAGATCGTACAAAAAGCCTTCTCCGGACAGTTCGCCGGCAAAGAGCTCTTCAAGGACGGCGCCTTCAAATCGATCGCCGTCGTGAAGCATGGCAACAAAGCCGACGGCCAGGACTATGTGGACGGCATCTCTGGCGGCACCATCACCAGCAACGGCGTCAACGCCATGATCCAGACCAGCCTGGGGCACTACGCCGGATTCCTAACCAAGCAAAAACAATAA